In Streptomyces dangxiongensis, one DNA window encodes the following:
- a CDS encoding helix-turn-helix domain-containing protein: MPAENTPAGNLDDDDYPAYTMGRAADMLGTTPAFLRAIGEAKLITPLRSEGGHRRYSRYQLRIAARARELVDQGTPVEAACRIIILEDQLEEALRLNETMRHGPGGGGGNDGGH; this comes from the coding sequence ATGCCCGCCGAGAACACACCCGCCGGCAACCTCGACGACGACGACTACCCCGCCTACACGATGGGCCGCGCCGCCGACATGCTCGGCACCACGCCCGCCTTCCTGCGGGCCATCGGGGAGGCCAAACTCATCACCCCGCTGCGTTCGGAGGGCGGCCACCGCCGCTACTCCCGCTACCAGCTACGCATCGCCGCCCGCGCCCGCGAGCTGGTCGATCAGGGCACGCCCGTCGAGGCCGCGTGCCGCATCATCATCCTCGAGGACCAGCTCGAGGAGGCCCTGCGGCTGAACGAGACGATGCGCCACGGACCGGGCGGCGGTGGCGGGAACGACGGGGGTCACTGA
- a CDS encoding cold-shock protein → MASGTVKWFNAEKGFGFIEQDGGGADVFAHYSNIATSGFRELQEGQKVTFDVTQGQKGPQAENIVPA, encoded by the coding sequence ATGGCATCTGGCACCGTGAAGTGGTTCAACGCGGAAAAGGGCTTCGGCTTCATCGAGCAGGACGGCGGCGGCGCCGACGTGTTCGCGCACTACTCGAACATCGCCACCTCCGGCTTCCGCGAGCTTCAGGAGGGCCAGAAGGTGACCTTCGACGTGACGCAGGGCCAGAAGGGCCCGCAGGCCGAGAACATCGTTCCCGCCTGA
- a CDS encoding DEAD/DEAH box helicase codes for MSRAQQTRRTGNDPARFRSRRTSPQGSSPQARRAPHAEFALPVSLTEPLPAVEAFADLDLPEPLLAALLAEGVTAPFPIQAATLPNSLAGRDVLGRGRTGSGKTLAFGLPLLARLYGQRAEPRQPLGLVLVPTRELAQQVTDALTPYARALRLRPATVVGGMSIGRQAAALRGGAEVVVATPGRLKDLVDRGDCRLDRVAVTVLDEADQMTDMGFMPQVTGLLDQVRPDGQRMLFSATLDRNIDKLVRRYLHDPVVHSVDPSAGAVTTMEHHLLHVHDDDKHTTATEIAARDGRVIMFLDTKHAAERLARHLLSVGVRASALHGGKSQPQRTRTLDQFRDGHVTVLVATNVAARGIHVDNVDLVVNFDPPGDHKDYLHRGGRTARAGESGTVVTLVLPHQRRTVNRLMADAGITARATQVRPGEPELSRITGARTPSGVPVVLATPAAERPERAGSAGRARGGRARRTRRPGSGRTR; via the coding sequence GTGAGCCGCGCCCAGCAGACCCGTCGTACCGGCAACGATCCCGCCCGGTTCCGTTCGCGCAGGACGAGCCCGCAGGGGTCGAGCCCACAGGCGAGGCGGGCGCCGCACGCGGAGTTCGCGCTCCCCGTCAGCCTCACCGAGCCGCTGCCGGCCGTGGAGGCGTTCGCCGACCTCGACCTGCCCGAGCCGCTCCTCGCCGCTCTCCTCGCCGAGGGCGTCACCGCTCCCTTCCCGATCCAGGCCGCGACCCTGCCGAACTCACTGGCCGGCCGCGACGTCCTGGGCCGCGGACGCACCGGCTCCGGCAAGACGCTCGCCTTCGGCCTGCCCCTGCTGGCCCGCCTGTACGGCCAGCGGGCCGAGCCCCGGCAGCCCCTCGGCCTCGTCCTCGTACCCACCCGGGAACTGGCCCAGCAGGTCACCGATGCACTCACCCCCTACGCGCGGGCGCTGCGCCTGCGGCCGGCCACCGTCGTCGGCGGCATGTCGATCGGCCGGCAGGCCGCCGCGCTGCGCGGCGGCGCCGAGGTCGTCGTCGCGACCCCCGGGCGGCTCAAGGACCTCGTCGACCGCGGTGACTGCCGCCTGGACCGCGTGGCCGTGACCGTCCTGGACGAGGCCGACCAGATGACCGACATGGGCTTCATGCCCCAGGTCACCGGCCTGCTCGACCAGGTGCGCCCCGACGGCCAGCGGATGCTGTTCTCGGCCACGCTGGACCGCAACATCGACAAGCTGGTCCGGCGCTACCTGCACGACCCCGTGGTGCACTCCGTCGACCCGTCGGCGGGCGCGGTCACCACCATGGAGCACCACCTGCTGCACGTCCACGACGACGACAAGCACACCACCGCCACCGAGATCGCCGCCCGAGACGGCCGCGTGATCATGTTCCTGGACACCAAGCACGCGGCGGAACGTCTCGCCAGGCACCTGCTGTCGGTCGGCGTCCGGGCCTCGGCCCTGCACGGCGGCAAGTCCCAGCCCCAACGGACCCGCACCCTGGACCAGTTCAGGGACGGGCACGTCACGGTCCTGGTCGCCACCAACGTCGCCGCCCGCGGCATCCACGTCGACAACGTCGATCTCGTCGTCAACTTCGACCCGCCCGGCGACCACAAGGACTACCTGCACCGCGGCGGCCGTACCGCCCGGGCCGGCGAGTCCGGCACCGTCGTCACGCTCGTCCTGCCGCACCAGCGGCGCACGGTGAACCGCCTCATGGCCGACGCCGGCATCACCGCCCGCGCCACCCAGGTCCGCCCGGGCGAGCCCGAGCTGAGCCGTATCACCGGCGCCCGGACCCCCTCCGGCGTGCCCGTCGTCCTCGCCACGCCGGCGGCCGAGCGCCCCGAGCGCGCGGGTTCCGCCGGGCGTGCCCGCGGCGGGCGGGCGAGGCGCACCCGCCGTCCCGGCTCCGGCA